The nucleotide window GGCATCGGCGCGGGTCCAATATTGATAGTGGCGTGATTCGAGCTGCCAGTTGCCCTCTGGCTCAGGTTGGGCGAGGCCAATCCAAGCGTTCGCGGCGGTGAGTTGGGGTTTTTGTGCGTCTTGGATGATGAGGCGTCCAGTGACTTCACCACGATCTTTTGCAGCGGGATATTGGGGCTGATCGGTGAGCCAGGCATAGGGCCACTGGGCCTTCTCCTTCTTCACACGTTCACGCGCATCGGCCCACATGGCGGGGACATCGACGGCGGTGTTGCAGTAGAGCAGGTAGGGGCCAAAGATTTTGCTCCATTTCTCGCCCGCCTTCACCTTGATCCTGGAGGCTTCGTAGTGGTTCATGCCGAAGTGAATGTGATTCACATGGGCGGCGGCATTGAGATCGCGCTTGGTGGGGCCATCATTAAAGAAATCGTAGCCTCCGCAGACGATCCAGGCACCGGTCTTCTTCTCTGCATAGGCGTGGCCCCAGCAGCCGAGTTCGTGATAGCTGGCATTGAAGTCGTATTTGCAATCGTAGTGCCCAGCACGCGGCCCCTGCGTGAGTTTCAGGATCTCTTTGATGGGTGTCTTCTCCGCCGTGAGGTAGTCGGCGGGATCAGGCATGCGCCAGTGCCGGAGGGCGTCCACGCAGATCCAGTCGTGAGTCTCCGGCGGCGTGCGCCAAACCATGCGCCACTCGCTGCACTCGGTCTCAGGATACGTCGCCGGATGATCGAGAATGGCGTAGGCGTAGAGTCCCGTATCGCCCCTGCGCAGGACGAAGTGGATCTCGATGTCCAAAGCCTGCGCCTTGCCCTTCCACGCATTGTGGCAGGAGACATCCACCATCTCTGCCGTGGAGTGCTGCACGGTGAAGACGGCATTCTTCGGCTGCCGGTAGCGAGTGGTGCCGTCCATGCTGAAATAAACATTCTGGCGGCGACCCGACTGATCGATCATCTCCATGCCGCGATACTTCATGGAGGAAAGCGTGGCGCTGGCTTTGTGAAGAGTGACGGAGAGCAGGCCGTTGTCGATTACAGCATATGCATCCTGCTCAGTCAGGCGCACTTCGTCAGCACGGGCCAACGAGGTGAAAAAGATGAGGTAGATGAGGAGGAAAGTGAACTTCATGGCTGAAGTGAATCCTACGGGCGCTGGCTACAGCTTTAAGCAGCCTCCAATTATCTCAATCGGGTGATGCTGTGCCACCTTTTCAAATGGGCACCCGACGACGACGGAGCATCAAACTGGCGATACCGCAGATTAGCAGTAGAGCCCGTGAAGGCTCGGGCACAGCGACGATGGCAATGGAGCCGTCTGTGGTGAAGCTGCTGATGTCCCAGCCGTAGCCAGTGCCGCTGATGTCGGGCAGATCGAAGCCGAGATTGTCATCTCCATTGCCCATAATCAGCCCACTATAAGAGGCTGCGAGAAAGCGTGAGGCAAAAGTGGGAGAAGCTCCCAGACCTGTCCAGTCCATGAGATCAAAAACCTCCGGCCCTAAGGGTGAGAGCGTCGATGGAAGGATCGAGAGATTGCCATTAAAAAGAAGTGTGTTGGTGCCAGTGCCAGTGAAAACCAGCTTGTCTGAGGTTGAACCAGGACTGATGCCCAAAATGGTGCTGCTGCCGGATTGAAAGTCGAATGTGCCGCTACCAGATGCAGGTGTGAAGGTAAGTGTGCCATAGTCCGTCGATGCCACACCATCGCCCGCATGGATGATTGATCCGCTGGATACAGTGAAACTACTGCCCTGCACGATGCCTGTGCCCAGCAAGCTAGCTCCACTGGCCACGGTGACTGCGCCGGTGCCACTGGTGCCAACGCCGCCACTACCGATCTGCAAGGCACCGGCTGTGACATTGGTCGCACCGGCGTAGGTGTTGGTGCCGGTCAGAGTGAGGGTGCCATTTCCCGTTTTTGTGAAACCATTGGCACCTGAGAGGACGCCTGAAAGTGTGATGTCGTGTGCTGCATCAGCGGCGTCAGCAGCTTTGATGATCACGCCAGTGCCATTGAGGTTCATCGCCATTGAGGAGGACCAATCAGCCTTGGCTGCGAGTGTTCCTGCCGTAAGATTGATGCTGTCTGTGTAGGCATTGGTCGTGGCCTTCACGATACCGCCGCTGCCAATGTAGAGATTTGCCGATGCTCCATTCAGCGTCAGATTGCCATAAGAACCTGCAAAGCCACCGGTCATGCCAAAGGTGATTTTCTCCGTGGTAGTGGTGCCTCCTGTGAGCAATAGCTCGCCGGAAGAAGCATAGGTGGCTGAGCCCTTACCGATGACGATGCCGCCACCAGCGGTATCGGTGTTGGTGAGTGTGCCGCCGGTGACTTGAAAGAGAGTTGTGCGTGTGTTGTTCGCCGCACCGATGGTGAGTTCGCCGCCAATGGTAAGACTACCGGTGCCACTCACTTGTCCGCTCGCAGCAGAGTTTGATCCGGCAAGGTTCACTGCTCCTGCTACGGTGGCCGTGGCGTTATTGACCTGGAATCCGCTGGTGCCCATGTTCCGAGCTGTGCTGGTGGTGGCTCCGCCAGTAGTGGAGAAGTTATAGGTTCGAGTGAGAGAAACGGTGGAAGCACTGAAGGTTCCACCGTTGATGACGATGCCTGACCCGTCGGGCGTGTTTGCGGAGGTGGAAATGCCGCCACTAAAAGCAACGGTGCCTGCCGTGACGATCAGTTTTCCATTTTGAGTGCTGCCACCTCCAAAAGTCGAAGCTGAGGCCACCGTAATATTGGCGCTGGCATTGTTCACGGTGATGGTGCCACCAGCCACAGCACGCAGTGTGCCTAGTGAGCTGGTGCCACTCCCAGTGAGAGTGACGTTACCAGTGCCGTTATTGATCACATTGATCGCGGAGGCACCGCCTTTATTGATCGTGCCCGTTATATTGACCGCTCCAGCGGTTCCTCCGATGTTGAGGGTTTTCGTGCCTGCTGCGCCGCCTGTGCCACCGAGGATGTTGCCAGCGATGGTCAGGCTGTTGGTGGTGCTGCTGTTGTTGATCGTGGTGGTCCCTGTGATGGCGGTGCCCAGGGTGAGGTTGGCATTGACCAACTGATTGGCAGCCACGGTGCTGTTCATGGTGATGGCGCCAGTCGTATCTAAGGTGAGTGTTTGCGCACCGACACCACCGGAGCCAAGGGTGAAGGCAGCTGCGCTGGCAGTGTCGAATATGACGGTGGCGACTGTGAGGCCAGTGCCGAGATCAATGGTGGTATTGCCGTTGCCATCATTGTTGAAGGTGGCCGAATCTCCTGTGCCAGGAACTGGCGTAGCACTCCAGTTTGCGCCGGCCCAAGTTGAATCCGTCAAGCCCGTCCATGCTCCACTAGCTGCGCGGACTGGTTGGTTGCAGACACCCATCAATCCAAGCGCCGCGACCAATGCGATGCGTAATGCCCACTGTCGCCTGCTACTCACCCGCCAATTTGTGGCGTTGCTATTCACGACGAATTTGGAAGCCGGCAGAAACGGAATCATCGCAGTAAGGAAACTCATCATAAGGGCAAAAAGAACAGCCCCCATCGTGATCGGAATTATCCTTTTCAGCAATTACCCCAAACGGGTTAACCACCCCGCGTCCAGCCCTTCGGATCAAATCGTGCCCGGACCGCGATTCAGGTCGCGGAACTTCATCGCGGCTTCGGTCCGGGAGTGGACGTGCAGCTTGTCATAAATGCGCTTCAGATGCACTCGCACGGTCTCGATGCTGAGGCTTAGGCGGTGGGCGATTTCCTTGTTCGCGTGGCCTTGGGAGAGCAATTCGAGAATCTCGGTTTCCCGTTTGGAGAGCTTGGCCGCATCGCTTGATGGCACGGCGGGCCTATGAAACGCCTCCACCACGCGCCGAGCGATCTCGGCGCTCATGGGGGCACCACCTTCCCGAAGCTCCATGATAGCTTTGCGCACCTCAGCGGGCGACGAGCGCTTCAGCAGGTAGCCGCTAGCACCAGCCTTGAGTGCTTCGAAGATCTTATCGTGGTCGCGATACACGGTGACCATCATCACCAGCACATCAGGATGCTGCATTTTCAATCTGGCGGTCGTCTCAATGCCTGAGATGCCCGGCAGATGAATATCCATGAGCACGACATCGGGCTTCAATGCAGGCAAGTCTCTCAATGCCGCCTCACCACTCTGCCATAGTCCGATGCAGCGGCAATCCGGTGTACTATCCACGACTGCTCGCAGGCTCTCCCCGAGCCCGGGATTGTCTTCGACGATGGAGATGGAGGTCATGCGGCGATCTAGTTATGGCTTCACAGAACGAGGGCTGTCATTACATTTCATCCACCCGCAGCGTAAACTTCACCATAGTGCCACCGGTGCCGCTCTCGATTTGGCAGGTGCCGCCGATGCCTGCGAGGCGATTCTGCATGTTACGCAAGCCTTCGCTGTGATGTGATGTCGTTGCGGAGAATCCTTGGCCATCATCCATGATCATGATGACGAGTCGATTCGCCGTGAAATCAATACTCAGCCGCACCTCGCTTGCTCCAGAGTGCTTCACGGCATTATTCAAGGCCTCTCGAACAGCCAAAAACAGCGCATGCCGCTGCACTGAGTCTAATGGCACCTCCGGCAGCTCTGTCGAACGTTCCAGCCTCAAAGCGAGCCCACTCACCTCGATCATCTCTGCTGCAGATGCGGACACATATTCCGCAAACGACGCCAAAGTGTCATGTCGAGGATTTACCGCCCATACGATCTCATCGAGAGTGCTGACCAGTTGCTGCGCTTTACCAGCAATGACAGGAATTTTCGCCGTACTCGCACTCTCTACTGCTAGGCCGGCTAAAAGCGATATTTCGGTCAAACTCGCACCCAAATCATCATGCAAGTCCTGCGCGATCCGCTCTCGCTCCATCAATAATCCCGTTTGAGCCTCCAAACGCAGCAACTTCATCCGCGCCCGAGCCCGAGCAATCATCCCACCCACACCAAAAGCTACACCCACCACGCCCAACACCGCCAGGGTCTGAAACCAGACAGTTTCATAAAAATGTGGCCTGACCTGTACTGCGAATGTAGCAGCCCTCTCACTCCAAACACGGTCATTATTGGCTGCCAGCACCTGAAACACATAATCCCCCGGCGGTACGGACTCGTAAAACACGGAGCGCTGAGATCCAACATCCTGCCAGTCTGACTGCAATCCCTCTAGCCGAGTACGGAATCGTACCTTCTCCGCCGCAGCAAAACTCGGTGCCGTAAAGTGAAACTCCAGCCGCGAACGGCCTGGACCTGTTTGCAGTCTAGCTTCGGACAGCGAGCCAACTTGGCCATTCGCGGTCACTTTTTCTATCCTCACCTTTGGCGGCTCTCGATTTAATGTGAACTGTGGCGGTCGAATCGTCGCGATCCCGTGAACCGTCGGAAACCACAGAGTGCCATCACGCCCCCTCCAGCCAGCAGGCTGAAAAGCTCCTGTGCACTCGCGTGAAGTCATCCCATCCGCACGGTCCAGGTGAATCCATTCCGCGTGTGCACGCCGCCCCGCCGCGATCTCCAGCAAATCCGCTTTAGCTACCCGGAAAATACCGGCCAAAGACCCCAACCACATAAAGCCCGCTCCATCATCCAGAACACATGTCAGCCGCTCATCCGGCAGCGCCTCCTTCGCCGCAATGCGAATCTGGCGACCATGAAGATAAAGATACAGCCCCTCGCCCAAAGTCGTCACCCAGACAGTTCCACCACTTTCCAACAGTAGCGCAGAAACTGCCGCCCCAGCCGTCTGCACGATCTGCTCGAAATGGCCGCTGCTTTGACGCAACACAGCCCCCTGTACCGTACCCACATAAAGCACTCCATCAGCATCCAGAGCCAACGCCGTGATCTGCTGCTCAGGTATCCCCTGCCCTGGACCCAAATGCCGCACGGTCCCCTTTTCCCACACAGCCAAGCCATCCGCTCCACCAAGCCAGAGATTGCCATCACGGTCCGCGATCATTGCCCCGAGCTTACGCATCCAGGGTTTATCGCCTGTCATTGTCTCAAAGCCGCTGCTGGATCGACGATAGACTGCACCACCTTCTGTCCCCACCCACAACACCCCATCACCGTCTTCACAAAGGCATGATACAGGCTTCGACTTCGTAGGTTCCCCCAGCGCAAAGGACTCAACCCCACCCGCCTGGATAAGATCGATGCCCCCACTCCGATTCGCCGCCCACAGCCCTCCTCTACGGTCCTCCAGTAATGCACGCACCTTCCGGTCCGTGATTCCATCTGCCGTATCGATAACCTGTACACGCCGTGTTCGGATTTGAAAAAGCCCGCTGCCATTCGTGGCCACCCATACATTGCCTTCGCAGTCTTCCAGCAGCGCAGAGACAACCACTCCCTCTGAAAACGCCCTCAAAACTCGCTCCACCTCGCCCGAGATAGCCACTGCCAGCCCACTGGCCTCCGTCCGCCGCCAGCGATTCCCTTGTCGATCTGTCATCTCCAAAGTCTCACCCGTTTCCATCATTACACCCGGCACACTACCCTCCCGTTTGAGGCGATCTGGATAGGCACTCACCCTCACCGGTTCCCCATCTCCACTTGCGCAGTACACACCATCGGCACACTCGATCCACACCTCATCAGCCCCCTCACTGATCATTCTTTTTACCCGCCGCGACTCCTGCACCGCCTCCTCCTCTTCCCAGACTTTCAGCATTTGCCCACCCGACCATTTCCACAGCTCACCTCGCAGCGTTGCGATCCATACCTGACCATTCTCCAGCGCAAAAACGGCCCTGGGCGGCTGGGTGCCGCCCAATCGAGCCGTCTGCTCCCACGCAACTGAGGAAAAACGCACACCATCAAACTCGACCACACCCTCCGCAGTCGCAATCCACAAATACCCATCTAGTGATTGTGCCAGCGAGCGAATATTATTACTCGGAAGCCCATCCTCCGACTGCCAAGAACGAATGAGAAAGTGATCCTCAGCGGCCAGCCAAGCCCAAGGAAAACTCAAAAAAACCACCCAAAAAAACGACGAGAGATGAAGGGCTTTTTTCATCGCCGCCATTAGCCCATCACCTTTTTCAGGTACTCGATGCTCTGCCGAGCGATGGTGGGTGCATCCGGTTTGTAATCAAACACCTCCGTGCTCAACCACCCCGTGTAGTTCACCTCACGCAACGCAGCAATAATCGGTTCATACTTCACCTCGCCCTGGCCTGGGCCGCGTAAATTGGGATCATTCGTATGGAAATGGACAAACCAATCCCTGCTATCTCGAATTATGTCCGGGATAGACTTGGATTCATCACTCATCGCCTTCACATCAAGGTGTAACTTACAAGCAGGGTGATCGACCTGTTTACAGAACCGAATCGTCTCCTCTGCGGTATTCAGAAAATTCGTTTCCTTCCGCCCTAGTGGCTCCATCGCAAGAGTCACCCCATACTTACCTGCCTCAAGAGCGACTTCACGCACGGTATCCGCAGCACGAGCGAAAGCGTCCTCATAACTCCACTCCGGCAGCGTGTTTCGAGCCTTCGGGCTCCCCCAGACCATGATTTTGCCGCCCATCGCCGCACAAAGCCGAACCAAATGACGACCAAACTTTGCCGTCTCCCGGCGCTGAAGCACATCCGGCGTCGTGATATGGAACCAAGACGGCTTTGTCAGCAACCAATGCAAGCCCAGGATTTCCAACCCATGGTTTTTAGCCTTCGAACAGAGCGAGACCGCATCCGCCTCAGCCAGCAAACGAGGATCCTCAGCCAGCGTGAACGGAGCCAACTCGATCCCCGTATAGCCTGCCGCCGCGACATCGGCGCACATATCGTCGAAGGTCCCGGATTGATAAGTTTCGTTGCAGATAGCGAAGCGCATGATGATTAAAGCGAATGAGCAAAGGG belongs to Verrucomicrobiaceae bacterium and includes:
- a CDS encoding autotransporter-associated beta strand repeat-containing protein, with the protein product MMSFLTAMIPFLPASKFVVNSNATNWRVSSRRQWALRIALVAALGLMGVCNQPVRAASGAWTGLTDSTWAGANWSATPVPGTGDSATFNNDGNGNTTIDLGTGLTVATVIFDTASAAAFTLGSGGVGAQTLTLDTTGAITMNSTVAANQLVNANLTLGTAITGTTTINNSSTTNSLTIAGNILGGTGGAAGTKTLNIGGTAGAVNITGTINKGGASAINVINNGTGNVTLTGSGTSSLGTLRAVAGGTITVNNASANITVASASTFGGGSTQNGKLIVTAGTVAFSGGISTSANTPDGSGIVINGGTFSASTVSLTRTYNFSTTGGATTSTARNMGTSGFQVNNATATVAGAVNLAGSNSAASGQVSGTGSLTIGGELTIGAANNTRTTLFQVTGGTLTNTDTAGGGIVIGKGSATYASSGELLLTGGTTTTEKITFGMTGGFAGSYGNLTLNGASANLYIGSGGIVKATTNAYTDSINLTAGTLAAKADWSSSMAMNLNGTGVIIKAADAADAAHDITLSGVLSGANGFTKTGNGTLTLTGTNTYAGATNVTAGALQIGSGGVGTSGTGAVTVASGASLLGTGIVQGSSFTVSSGSIIHAGDGVASTDYGTLTFTPASGSGTFDFQSGSSTILGISPGSTSDKLVFTGTGTNTLLFNGNLSILPSTLSPLGPEVFDLMDWTGLGASPTFASRFLAASYSGLIMGNGDDNLGFDLPDISGTGYGWDISSFTTDGSIAIVAVPEPSRALLLICGIASLMLRRRRVPI
- a CDS encoding response regulator transcription factor produces the protein MTSISIVEDNPGLGESLRAVVDSTPDCRCIGLWQSGEAALRDLPALKPDVVLMDIHLPGISGIETTARLKMQHPDVLVMMVTVYRDHDKIFEALKAGASGYLLKRSSPAEVRKAIMELREGGAPMSAEIARRVVEAFHRPAVPSSDAAKLSKRETEILELLSQGHANKEIAHRLSLSIETVRVHLKRIYDKLHVHSRTEAAMKFRDLNRGPGTI
- a CDS encoding sugar phosphate isomerase/epimerase, producing MRFAICNETYQSGTFDDMCADVAAAGYTGIELAPFTLAEDPRLLAEADAVSLCSKAKNHGLEILGLHWLLTKPSWFHITTPDVLQRRETAKFGRHLVRLCAAMGGKIMVWGSPKARNTLPEWSYEDAFARAADTVREVALEAGKYGVTLAMEPLGRKETNFLNTAEETIRFCKQVDHPACKLHLDVKAMSDESKSIPDIIRDSRDWFVHFHTNDPNLRGPGQGEVKYEPIIAALREVNYTGWLSTEVFDYKPDAPTIARQSIEYLKKVMG